The Bicyclus anynana chromosome 9, ilBicAnyn1.1, whole genome shotgun sequence DNA window TATTGCGATCTTATAAGAGGCGCTTGATAAGAGTCCATACAGATCGATTCCCGCTGggttcatcatcaccatcatcatcattatcagccgatggacgtccacggctggacataggcctcttgcatggatttccaaacaaaacggcatcgagccgccagcatccagcggctccctgcaacccgcttgatatcctcggtccacctagtggtgggtcacccaacattgcgctttccggtgcggtgtcgccattccagcaccttgggaccccaacgtccatcgtttcttcgaactatgtgtcctgcacattgacacttcagcttcgcgacttgctgagctacgtcagtgactttggttcgtctgaggatcgcctcatttctgattcgatcacgcagagaaaccccaagcatagctcgctccatcgcccgctgagtgactttgagccttccaataaggcccatagttagttaaGTATGGTCCACTGGGTTACCTTTCAACAATCCATAGacacatattcattattgtaataaatatgtatgtatggctcactactgagctggttaggctaatagtcaacTATGTTGtcccaatgcaggttggcagacttcacacacgcaaaaaattaagaacattctctggtatggaggtttcgTTTCGGTTCGTAGCTAACCAGAATCtaaccagatggtaagtgatgatgcaatctaagatggaagcgggctaacttgttaggcgtaggataaaaatccacacccatttcgttCGTCATTTGTACACGACAGCGTACCAGAAAGCTAaatcttggcggtacgtctttgacggtaggtgGTAACTAGTATTACCGTTTCTACTACTATAAAATAAGCTGAAAGAAATCTCAGGTACAAAATACCAGTAAGTAGTTATTTCGCTTTGACTCCATCTGAAATACAAATCTAATTCTTTGGAGTTTGTGCCTGAAATCCATTCTAACTCACAAATCCAGTTTACAAAGTCTCAAATTTAAATTGCATGAGAAGTGCTCATACTACGAAGTTACAGAAACTATGTGTGACCTAGTATTGCATGTGTAACAAACCAAACACAAAATTTAAGATACGAGAACTGCTTGGTTAGTTTTGTGTAGCATTTTTtaacctttttaataaaatactattttaaaatataattcttgCCTCAATTGttgaattttttaacattaattgtatttttttattgtggtgttagtaagtacctatatgAAGGCCAATACACAAAAACCATCAATAAAAATTGTAAGAGactatcaaaaaaataaataattaggagTCCAGAGCACTAACTACTAAATATACTGTATTATAGAGAGCGTCAGCGAGATTTAGTAAATTCAGATGAGTGAGAAACTCATACTTAATCTATTTTACTAATCTCGGTCTCGTTGGTGCAGGTTTCTCTAATTTTTTTCAGGATAAGATGtagcctcctctatcttccagaaAAGAAAAGTCccgttaaaatcagtttagccgtttcaaagattagcccggacaaacagaaagacagacagacagatagacagacaaaattttcgaaaaagctaatttttggttgtatcatgtaaataactattaagaaaacacagttatcttgacatcacagacatacatttcaattttatttatacgtattgTTAACACAATATTGATTTCTTACTATAAATGTTACAAAACTATGTTAGTACTGGTTAgtgcaaaattattataatacatattagtGTTTATATAAGCGAAAAAGTTTCAATTTCAGGGAAAAACACTTTCACATTTTTCAACTTCGTCTCTCACTTTGTTGCAATAGTCGGAATCTACCCACAGCGGACAGTTCtgaaaagagatttttttttaaactataaatatattaacagTGTTTAGGATGTTTTTATTAGGGGGCGATGGGCGAATTGCGGATGCCGGTTAAATACGGACTATCATGTATCTCCTCTATCTCTATTTAAAGAAGCcaattttgatggcctccgaaacgcagtggtatgcgcggtgatttacaaggcggaggtcctgggttcaatccccggctggaccgattgaggttgtCTTatttggtcctggtctggctggtgggaggcttcggccgtggctaccggcaaagccgtaactctaagcgatttagcgtcccgctacgatgtcgtatagaaaccgaaaggggtgtggattttcatcctcctccaaaaaagttagcccgcttccacttCACACAGGTGAGATTAtggtaaagggctaacttgtaaagaatttaaaaaaaaattaaaatcttaccACCACAGTAAAGGCACGTAAACAATTAGCAATTTTCTTAGCATCGCACATCCCAGGTGGCCCGTAAACAGACATATCGTCCACTAAACACTTTTCTTTAACTATCTCCAAGATGTCAGTGTTGTTTTCATAGTCCACTGCTAAAGTCGCCTCTAGTAATGTTTTATCTATAGTTCCATTTGATAGCAGAAATCCACTATTTTCTCCAACACAAGTCTCGAAAACACACTGAAAAGAATTAAACAATGCTTTACAAGAATGATTACCTAGCACGTGTTTTTAGCAGTTGATTACTAAATTCacatcaatattttaataatttataggtGACCGAACATTTTTGATACGTTCCACATTTGATTGAATGAACTGAAATTGATGATGTCGAAATTAacatcatttataaaataacaatacccGTTTGAAACTGGTTTAATGACAAATAAATAAGGCATAATCAAGATAAGGACaagtacattataaaataaacaattcccAACAAGaagtattatcattatatacatttcaaaaaatatgataaactgTGCTAAAAACTATTATAAACAATTTGTTATAAACTAGTAGCTAGCAATAAGCTTACGGAGTGAGGCTCAGGATATGAAGCCTCAGCACATTTCCACATCATGGCAGCCTTCTCTTCAGTAATATTGAATCGACAACAGCCTGAGtttaactgaaataaataaatgaaatgctAAAATTCACACTGGAAATAAAGCAGTTTACGTACTTACAAGAAAAAGATGAGTAATACTGCAAGGTGGTTGTAGGCGAGTTCTTTCGACATGGTTTTCCAGACCTTGTAATATATGCTATTTTTTAGGGTTACGTACACAACAAGAAAATAGAGTCAAGGCCCTCTCTGACAGTTAATGCCTATTTATGGACACAGAAGTACTACTATGTTGAATTTTGTCATGTATTTCCATGTACTGTACTGTGTATACTTTATATCAGCTAAGTAGCGATTGCAATTTAatcttttatcatcatcatcatcatatcagccgatggacatccattgcaggacacaggccttttatagggacttccaaacatcgcgatcctgaaccgcctgcGAAACccggcgactcgcttgatgtcgtcagtcctgcTGGTGacgggtcaaccaacactgcgctttctaatgtCCCTCGCCTgggtcgtccatcggctctacaaCTTTGCAACTTGTTTAAGTAACTGGGTGACTTTAGTTCtgctgcggatctcctcatttctgatttgatcggGCAGAAATATTCCGAGtgtagctcgttccatcacccgtTTAGTGTCTGAGCCTTCTTAATTTCCTtagatctatatctatataaatattgtcaaacaatcatataaataaaatattccagACAGAGTTTAGTGAGGTTTagtaaaagtttatatttttggaaaataccttatgtaatttactttttatgatACTTACCACTGCAGTCTCAAGACAGCGCCGTACGTCAAGGTCAGTTTTGACCTGAAAAATggagaattaaaatataaagagcACAAATCAAAACAGAGAAAGTACAAGATGATCCCGGCgaagataaattaaattaaagcccCTTAAGACTTGAGTGTGtgacgaaattcagatatatTAACAGATTTTCGTATACTACACATAAACCGAAATAATAGATTTGGAAGCCGAATTTAACTGCGaatcaatttaataaacttagtttattaaaattgatcCGCAGCTAAATAAAATAGCTTGCGTTCATTAAAGAACAGAAAATAGTAAAGAATGTGCTAATATAATGGATTGAAATATTGCTGTAAGAGCCAGACGTACTTCATTTTAGAAAGGCTGAATGTttgaaaaataagacagtttactgatgttgatacagctaggcttgtttattttgcatcctttcacagcgtaatgtcttacggtattttattgtggggcaaggcggccgatatacaatctatatttgtacttcaaaaaagagcaattcgagcaatatatcaattaaaatcacgcgagtcccttcttcaaaagtttaaagaaataggtatactaacagtagcctgtcaatatatatataacagtatagtatatgtaagacaaaatattaatttgtacaaacgaaaaggagatttaaacccacgtcttactagacacgggcataagttggttatttctgcatatcgtctccaaagagtaaaaaaatcttttgtaggtttgggtgtactcttctataataagatccccaagactgtgatggacctgccaatgcatagctttaagcaatgtgttaaaaacatttacttagtcgagggtactacagcattgatgagttccttaatgataaagatgcttggaggccgttggatcagcttccaccttcacacaggaagtaaaactataagaaatgtaaacagtaattgttatcaattgtaaattataatactgtatgactttttcaaaagagcaactgttgagtttctt harbors:
- the LOC112052717 gene encoding uncharacterized protein LOC112052717, which produces MYRAVVLLVGVVVLVKTDLDVRRCLETAVLNSGCCRFNITEEKAAMMWKCAEASYPEPHSCVFETCVGENSGFLLSNGTIDKTLLEATLAVDYENNTDILEIVKEKCLVDDMSVYGPPGMCDAKKIANCLRAFTVVNCPLWVDSDYCNKVRDEVEKCESVFP